The Cellulomonas wangleii genome includes a region encoding these proteins:
- a CDS encoding cysteine desulfurase family protein, translating into MLDVAGHAPLRPGARTALLEAFDQGWADPRRLYAEGRRARLLLDGAREALAAELGARPDEVDLLPSHTLALHNAVLGVARGRRRVGADVVVPTVERAAIQHAAELAAARGGGRVQPVGVDRLGRVDADELVTLARTAGTALTVLQHANGEVGTCQPVEAVHAALRGTGVPLVVDVGASTGHLAPPAGGDVLVADAGDWGGPPLGVTVTRTGVRRSPDWPEDDDRWSPGGVPVPLALAAAVALQEAAADRDRADAHRRALVDEVRRRVAATVPDVQVVGDPVDRLPHVVTFSCLYVEGEAIVDALDRAGLGVGSGSACTSSSLEPSHVLAAMGALTQGNVRLSLPADVTTDAVRRFCDVLPGAVAAVRASLGA; encoded by the coding sequence GTGCTGGACGTCGCGGGCCACGCCCCGCTGCGGCCGGGCGCGCGCACCGCGCTGCTGGAGGCGTTCGACCAGGGCTGGGCGGACCCGCGACGGCTGTACGCCGAGGGGCGGCGCGCCCGCCTCCTGCTCGACGGGGCGCGCGAGGCGCTCGCCGCGGAGCTCGGCGCCCGCCCCGACGAGGTCGACCTGCTGCCCAGCCACACGCTCGCCCTGCACAACGCCGTGCTCGGGGTCGCTCGGGGACGGCGGCGGGTCGGCGCGGACGTGGTGGTGCCGACCGTCGAGCGCGCCGCGATCCAGCACGCCGCCGAGCTCGCCGCGGCACGCGGTGGCGGGCGCGTGCAGCCCGTGGGCGTCGACCGGCTGGGACGGGTGGACGCCGACGAGCTCGTCACCCTGGCCCGCACGGCGGGCACGGCGCTGACCGTCCTGCAGCACGCCAACGGAGAGGTCGGGACGTGCCAGCCCGTCGAGGCGGTGCACGCCGCGCTGCGCGGCACCGGCGTGCCCCTCGTCGTCGACGTCGGAGCGAGCACGGGGCACCTGGCGCCGCCCGCCGGCGGGGACGTCCTCGTCGCCGACGCCGGCGACTGGGGCGGTCCGCCCCTGGGGGTCACGGTCACGCGCACCGGCGTGCGCCGCAGCCCGGACTGGCCCGAGGACGACGACCGGTGGTCGCCCGGCGGGGTCCCGGTGCCCCTGGCGCTGGCGGCCGCCGTCGCGCTGCAGGAGGCGGCGGCGGACCGCGACCGCGCCGACGCGCACCGACGCGCCCTCGTGGACGAGGTCCGCCGTCGCGTCGCGGCGACGGTGCCGGACGTCCAGGTGGTCGGTGACCCCGTGGACCGTCTCCCCCACGTCGTCACGTTCTCCTGCCTCTACGTCGAGGGCGAGGCGATCGTCGACGCCCTCGACCGCGCGGGCCTCGGCGTGGGCTCGGGCTCGGCGTGCACGTCGAGCTCGCTGGAGCCCAGCCACGTGCTGGCGGCGATGGGGGCGCTCACGCAGGGCAACGTGCGGCTGTCGCTGCCGGCGGACGTCACCACGGACGCGGTGCGGCGGTTCTGCGACGTGCTGCCCGGTGCGGTCGCCGCCGTGCGCGCGTCACTCGGCGCCTGA
- the erpA gene encoding iron-sulfur cluster insertion protein ErpA: protein MSETTETTTHGVQLTDVAADKVRSLLEQEGRDDLRLRVAVQPGGCSGLIYQLYFDERLLDGDATRDYDGVEVVVDRMSVPYLEGATIDFADTIEKQGFTIDNPNAGSACACGGSFS from the coding sequence ATGAGCGAGACCACCGAGACCACGACGCACGGCGTCCAGCTCACCGACGTGGCGGCCGACAAGGTGCGCAGCCTGCTCGAGCAGGAGGGTCGCGACGACCTGCGGCTGCGTGTCGCCGTGCAGCCCGGGGGCTGCTCCGGCCTGATCTACCAGCTCTACTTCGACGAGCGCCTGCTCGACGGCGACGCGACCCGCGACTACGACGGCGTCGAGGTCGTCGTGGACCGCATGAGCGTGCCGTACCTCGAGGGCGCGACGATCGACTTCGCCGACACGATCGAGAAGCAGGGCTTCACGATCGACAACCCGAACGCGGGCAGCGCCTGCGCGTGCGGCGGCTCCTTCAGCTGA
- a CDS encoding glycerate kinase family protein, whose translation MRVLMAPDGFGTHLTPAEAAAALRAGWSDGAPHDAVDVCPLADGGPGFVATLHATLGGDLVPVTVGSPVGEPAPAAMLRVGTTVHLESAHAVGLGLVPVGRRDPTRTTSRGAGELVAAALPGARRVVIGLGGSATNDAGAGLLLALAQALLPPGTVDEDVAARLGGGGGALGGLHADDLRWLPALRTALAGVDLLAAVDVDVPLLGLTGASAGFSEQKGATAEQAQDLERALGSFAHAATTALGAVRTGPGADLLGASDVRPARPAALPGAGAAGGLGFALALLGARLLPGARLVADAVDLPARIAAHDLVVTGEGRTDWQSLHGKVVAEVAARALPLAVPTVVVSGEVLVGRRELSAAGVTAAYPVAEGPDAVRVALADPAGTLRARTARVARTWSPARGA comes from the coding sequence GTGCGCGTCCTCATGGCCCCCGACGGGTTCGGCACCCACCTCACGCCCGCCGAGGCGGCCGCCGCGCTGCGCGCCGGCTGGTCCGACGGCGCACCGCACGACGCGGTCGACGTCTGTCCCCTGGCGGACGGCGGGCCGGGGTTCGTCGCCACGCTGCACGCCACGCTCGGTGGCGACCTCGTGCCGGTGACGGTGGGCTCGCCGGTGGGCGAGCCCGCGCCCGCGGCGATGCTGCGCGTCGGCACGACGGTCCACCTGGAGTCGGCGCACGCGGTGGGCCTGGGGCTGGTGCCGGTCGGGCGGCGCGACCCCACACGGACCACGAGCCGGGGGGCCGGGGAGCTGGTCGCGGCCGCACTGCCCGGGGCACGTCGGGTCGTGATCGGCCTGGGCGGGTCCGCCACCAACGACGCGGGCGCCGGCCTGCTGCTCGCCCTGGCGCAGGCCCTGCTGCCGCCCGGCACCGTCGACGAGGACGTCGCCGCCCGGTTGGGCGGCGGGGGTGGCGCCCTCGGTGGGCTGCACGCCGACGACCTGCGGTGGCTGCCCGCCCTGCGGACCGCGCTCGCGGGCGTCGACCTGCTCGCCGCCGTCGACGTGGACGTGCCGCTGCTCGGCCTGACCGGCGCCTCGGCGGGCTTCTCGGAGCAGAAGGGCGCCACCGCCGAGCAGGCCCAGGACCTGGAGCGTGCTCTCGGCTCGTTCGCGCACGCCGCCACGACGGCCCTGGGAGCCGTTCGCACCGGCCCGGGCGCCGACCTGCTCGGCGCGTCAGACGTCCGTCCCGCCCGCCCGGCCGCGCTGCCCGGGGCCGGTGCCGCCGGTGGGCTCGGCTTCGCCCTGGCGCTGCTGGGCGCGCGCCTGCTGCCCGGGGCGCGCCTCGTCGCGGACGCCGTGGACCTGCCTGCGCGCATCGCCGCGCACGACCTGGTGGTCACCGGCGAGGGGCGCACCGACTGGCAGTCGCTGCACGGCAAGGTCGTGGCCGAGGTCGCCGCGCGGGCGCTCCCGCTCGCGGTACCCACCGTGGTGGTGTCCGGGGAGGTGCTCGTCGGTCGACGCGAGCTCTCGGCCGCGGGCGTGACTGCCGCGTACCCGGTGGCCGAGGGCCCGGACGCAGTCCGCGTCGCGCTCGCGGACCCTGCGGGCACGCTGCGTGCACGGACGGCCCGCGTCGCGCGCACGTGGTCGCCGGCGCGTGGCGCGTAG
- the nadA gene encoding quinolinate synthase NadA: MSTPTGTFTEPAASALLLLGRGVDLSSERGVECVGALPEPGDPGLVERARVARAALGDRAFVLGHHYQRDEVIAFADVTGDSFKLAREAAARPDAEFVVFCGVHFMAESADILTSDTQQVVLPDLAAGCSMADMAAVDQVEDAWDVLVDAGVAQDTVPVTYMNSTAAIKAFTGRHGGTVCTSSNAHVALRWAFDRVGGLAGRGKVLFMPDQHLGRNTAVTQLGLSLDDCVVYDPRRPGGGLTAEQLRDARMILWRGHCSVHGRFSARNVADVRAAVPGVTVLVHPECTHEVVTAADMVGSTEYIIKTLDAAEPGSSWAIGTELNLVRRLARQHPELSVHYLDSTVCFCSTMNRIDLPHLVWTLEELVAGRVPHRIVVGEQDARWARAALDQMLALPGH, translated from the coding sequence GTGAGCACCCCCACCGGCACGTTCACCGAGCCCGCGGCGTCCGCCCTGCTGCTGCTGGGGCGCGGCGTCGACCTGTCCTCCGAGCGCGGTGTGGAGTGCGTCGGCGCGCTGCCCGAGCCCGGTGACCCCGGACTGGTCGAACGGGCGCGCGTCGCCCGGGCAGCACTCGGCGACCGCGCCTTCGTGCTCGGGCACCACTACCAGCGCGACGAGGTCATCGCGTTCGCGGACGTCACCGGTGACTCCTTCAAGCTCGCACGCGAGGCGGCCGCGCGCCCCGACGCCGAGTTCGTCGTCTTCTGCGGCGTGCACTTCATGGCGGAGTCCGCGGACATCCTGACGTCCGACACCCAGCAGGTCGTGCTGCCGGACCTGGCGGCGGGCTGCTCGATGGCGGACATGGCGGCCGTCGACCAGGTCGAGGACGCGTGGGACGTGCTCGTCGACGCGGGGGTCGCGCAGGACACGGTGCCCGTGACGTACATGAACTCGACCGCGGCCATCAAGGCGTTCACCGGCCGCCACGGCGGGACGGTGTGCACGTCCTCCAACGCGCACGTGGCGCTGCGCTGGGCGTTCGACCGGGTGGGTGGCCTGGCGGGGCGCGGCAAGGTCCTCTTCATGCCCGACCAGCACCTGGGGCGCAACACGGCCGTCACGCAGCTCGGCCTGTCGCTCGACGACTGCGTGGTCTACGACCCGCGGCGGCCGGGCGGAGGCCTGACGGCCGAGCAGCTGCGCGACGCCCGGATGATCCTGTGGCGCGGCCACTGCTCGGTGCACGGCCGCTTCTCGGCGCGCAACGTCGCGGACGTGCGTGCCGCCGTCCCCGGCGTCACCGTGCTCGTCCACCCCGAGTGCACGCACGAGGTCGTCACGGCGGCCGACATGGTCGGCTCGACCGAGTACATCATCAAGACCCTCGACGCCGCCGAGCCCGGCTCGTCGTGGGCGATCGGCACCGAGCTCAACCTGGTGCGTCGGCTGGCGCGGCAGCACCCCGAGCTCTCGGTGCACTACCTCGACTCGACGGTCTGCTTCTGCTCCACCATGAACCGGATCGACCTGCCGCACCTGGTGTGGACGCTCGAGGAGCTGGTCGCCGGACGCGTCCCGCACCGCATCGTCGTCGGCGAGCAGGACGCGCGGTGGGCGCGTGCGGCCCTCGACCAGATGCTGGCGCTGCCCGGCCACTGA